CCATGTGTCCTTCGGCCAGGTCTACGACGTGGATATAGTCACGGATGCCAGTGCCGTCTTCGGTAGGATAGTCACCGCCGAATACACACAGTTTTTCCCGCTTACCAACGGCGACCTGGGCAATAAAGGGCATCAGGTTGTTGGGAATGCCGTTAGGGTCTTCACCAATGATGCCGCTGTCATGAGCGCCGACCGGGTTAAAGTAGCGCAGCAGGCTGAAGTTCCAGCGCTCATCCGAAGCAGACAAATCCTTCAGCATCTCCTCTATAACCAGCTTGGTGCGGCCGTAAGGGTTTGTGGGTGTGCCGGTAGGAAAGTCTTCGCGGACAGGAACGGTTTCAGGATCTCCATACACGGTGGCTGATGAGCTGAACACAAGATGACGTACATCGAATTCATCCATGACTTCCAAAAGGCAGCGCGTACCATTGACGTTGTTGTCATAATATTGCAGTGGAATTTTTGTGGATTCACCTACTGCCTTCAAGCCTGCAAAGTGAATGACGGCCTCAATAGAAAAGTCTGCGAAAACCTTTCTCAGTCCTGCAATATCCCGAACATCAACATTTCTGAAAACAATTTCCCGACCAGCAAGATGCGACACGCGCTTCAGAGATTCTTCATTGGCGTTGCATAAATTATCAACGACAACAATATCATAACCAGCCTTTAGCAGCTCAAGGCATGTATGGCTACCAATATAACCGGCTCCACCTGTGACCAGAATACTCATCTCAGCATTGTCCGTACTTGTTTAATATTGTGAATATCGTAGCGGAGGAGGGGGTTCGGACATTTGACCTATATCAATATTGAAAATGTTTTCAAAATTTTCAAAGGCTCAGTCTTTGGCTACTGAGCTCTTGATTAAAACCGCAACGAACGCAACATTCGTTGTTATGATTAAGGCTCAAGCTGCCTTGTTAGATTTTTAAGAAGGACGTTTCTCGCACCGTTGATGTCTCTGTCAACGGTGAAACCATTGCCTTTTATAACTTTTGATGAACCAAGCCGATCATCAATACTGCCATCCCATGAGCGGGTCTTTGACGTGTACGCTTCATTGCAATCCACAACGTGCTTTCCGTACTTTCTGGCGTACCACTTCAAACGCACCTTAAACCCGTAATGATTGAGATCTAGCATCTGGCGGCAGGTATTCCGGCGTATGGTACGCACCTTTTTGTCTTTTCGCGTGACCATACCCCTCGTCTCGAAAGACGGCAGAAAGATAACGTCATAATTGGATACAAGCTCGAACGCCAGTCGGTTATGCAAGTCCAGAATAATGTCATCTTTCTTGCACTTGAGGCGGTTAATCTCTTTGTCAAAGTTGACAATACGATCCTGCGCCCACTGAGGCATGTCAGGAAACTTTATGCCTTTTTGGGTGTTCAGAATCTTTTGTTTTTGCCCAATGAGATTGTCAACTCGTTTCATAAGCGGGAACAACTTTTTTTTGGCAAAGTCATTTCCTGCAATTAAAGCCTCTTTATCGCTGAAACAGGTAGCAAAAGTTCGCACTCCGGGGTCTATCCCAACACACCTCACTGCGCCTTGGATATCGGCATTGAGTTCTATGTGTTGTTGAACCTGAATGAACCAGCGCCCTTTGTCACAGGTAATAACGCATGATTTACCAATGGCTTCGGCAGGCACTTCTTCCGTTAGATGGATTCTGCCCAACGCATTAACGCAAGGGTTCAATCCCTTTGGCAGTCTATCAATAGAGAATGAGTGCCTGCTTCCTTTACGGCTCTTAAAACTTATTTCTGAGAAACCTCCACTTGCCCCTTTGAGTTTTTTGTTTTTACTGCAAACAGACTTGAATGTTGTCGCTGCCGCTAGTGTTCCATTATCTGAAATAATAGAGTTATAAGCCCGTCCATTGTCTTTTTGCTCCTTCTCCACCTGAGCCTTTATCGACGGGCGCATATTAGTAAATTTACCATTTTCGTCCTTGTATTTGTCATTGCGGAACCGCTCTACAGCCAGGTTGTAAGAACGCCTGTAAAGAGCAAGTGCATCCCTGTAGGCCGGTTCATTCTCCGGGTAAATTCTGATCCTTTTTGATGCTACGATCTTTGCGCCTTTTAGCGGAACGCTGTCCGTAGTGGCTGTTGCAGAACGAGGTAATGAAACCGATAAGCTCATGGATATCAAAGGCTTCACCGGAACCATTCGAGTCATCCAAAACTTCGATTTGTCCTCCTGATAATTCAACGAGCCACTTGATAAGTTCGAATCCTGATCGTGCGAGCCTGTCTTTTGTGGTAACCACAATGTGGGTTGGATGGTCGCACATCGCTGATTCCAGAATGGTTTGCAGTCCTTTTCGTTTAAAGTTGAAAGCACTGGCAATGTCACTGATAAATTCTGCGTCAGGATGCCTTTCGAGCAAGCGTCGCCTTTGCGTAGCAATGGAAGATTTTTGCTTCCCTGAGCTAACCCTTGCATAGCATATCTTCCTCTGCTGGTTGATGAATATGCGGTAGTGACCCCCGCTCGTTTGCATTATTTTCTCGTAATGACCGCTTTCGATCTTTCGCCTTATTGTCTGGGTTGTTACGCCCTCAATCTTGGCAAGTTTGGTTGTGGATACCCACAAAATAAACGCCTCTGGCTATCTATGTTGTTGTCAGTATAACAAGTTATGTTGCGATTGTTGCATTTTTATTTAACTGTCCTGATCTCTGGCATTGCTTTGAGGTGATTCCGGGTCTTTTTTTTCGCCTCGTCAGTAAAATCTGTTGGCAGTTTCTGGTTCAGATAGCTTACCAAACGCATGATATAAGGCGGCTTCTACACACCTATAGGTATCTATAGGTTCGGAATCCATACGATTTTCTCGTAGTGAGTTTTATCCTGGTATTCAGATCCTCAACAATTCCGCTGGAAAACGCCTTTTTTGCCCTGAACCAGTTCAGAATAATCGGCTTATGTCATCGAATAGTTTTGGCTACCTTCTTCATCGGATCTATCTTTGATCGCATGACTCTTGTGCATTAACGATCCAGATATTTGTCTGCAAATAAAAACGTACCAGAAATTAGCCGCTGGTGCTTCTTTCTTCAAATTTGTTAACTTTTACCCACAATTATTCCTGAAGAGCCAAAATTATTAATTGATAGAAATATTATTTGCGCTAACCTTAGTCGAACTTTGAATAAAGAGGTTAAGAAATGCACAACTTTCCAAACTGTATATCTTTAATATTTATAGCAATAACTAATTTTATTGTTTCTTTATCTCACGCAAGTATAGAAGGGAAGCATGAGCTTTTTCTTTTAGACAAAGATGGGCGTGAAGTGCGGTCATTGAAAATTTATTTTACAGAAGCACCAGCTATTCCAGAGATAGTCATTCAAATTGACAAATCCCAAAAAATTACTCTAACACCTCGTGATTCGAGCTTCTTAATTCTGAATATGGTTAATGGAGCACTTGCTAAACATCGAATGCATCCTAGATTTAGACCTGCGCAACAAGATGCTCTTGGACAATTTTCATTTTTGGCTTCACTACATAACCAAGTGAGCGAACCTGGAATGTATCCTGCTTTTCCCATTTCATCAAATGACCCTATATTTGGTGGGAGTTTCGGCTTAGTGAATGGTGCATCTGGATTTCAAATGACTTTGAATGACGAAAGAGATATCCCTTCTCAGAACGGCCGCTTTGTCAAAATTCAATTTAACAACAAACAGTGTGGTGGTAATGGGAATAGCAATGTGAATATTAATTTCTTTTTGCGCCCCAGGGATGAAGTTATGGATAATGCTATACGCTCTTCATTTGTTATATGCGGTATTATTATCAATGTTGATGACAGATCGAAAATTGTACATTATTATGATAATGTCAATTTTAAATACCGACATCGTGATTCTAATAATGAACCTGATTCAGGAGGAGCGTCTGGTTCAACAAGAGTTTTTTAGAGCTTAAAATTTATTCCTCGTCAGTAAAGCCTTTGGGCAGTTTCTGATTCAGGTAGCTTACCGAGTACATGATATAGGGCGATTTCCGCACATTCATAAGTTCTGAATCCATACGATTTTCTCGTAGTGAGTTTTATCTTGGTATTCAGACCCTCAACAATTCCGCTGGAAAATGTCTTTTTTGCCCTGAACCAGTTCAGGGTAAGGCGACTTATGTCGTTTGACAGTTTGGCCACCTTCTTCATTGGATCTATCTTTGATCGCATGACTCTTGTGCACTAACGATCCAGATATTTGTCTGCAAACAAAAACGTACCAGAAATTAGCCGCTGGTGCTTCTTTCTTCAAATTTGTTCATTTCTACCCACAGTTATCCCTGAAGAGCCAAAAATACAGGTATGGCAACAGGGTAGTGTTTTAACGCACCGGCTTTCGCCGGTGGTAATAGGTTGGTAGTTGTTGAGTGTAACGAGGGTTGTCGTTTATTAAGATCGGGCGACCTGTGCCAGCGCGACCGTCTGGCGAACATCCCTGCTCAGACGATCATTAATTGAATTGACGATACCCTGGGGGTCAAGGCCGCACTCTTCCAGCTGTTGCCCATGGCTGGCTGCCTCAATATAACGATCGGGTATGCCCAGGTTCAGTACCGGTACATTCATTGCCTGTTCATTCAGGTATTCATTAACCCCGGAGCCCGCCCCGCCACTGATACAGCCTTCTTCGATGGTGACTAGCAGTTCATGGTTTTTTACCAGTTCATCAATCAGGCCGGTGTCCATAGGCTTGATAAAGCGCATATTGGCGACGGTGGCACCTAACTGTTCAGCCGCTTTAAGTGCGTTGGTCAGAACCGTGCCAAAGGCGAGAATGGCAACGCGTTTGCCCTGGCGGCGAATTTCACCCTTGCCGATCTCCATGGGTTCCAGCGCTTCACTGATGACTGCCCCCGGCCCGGTACCACGAGGGTAACGAACCGATGCCGGACCGTTATACTGATGACCGGTGGTGAGCATCCGGCGGGTTTCATCTTCGTCGCCGGGAGCCATGATCATCATATTGGGGATGCAACGCAGGTAGGCAATGTCGTAGCAACCACCGTGGGTTGGGCCGTCTTCGCCCACCATGCCGGCACGGTCAATGGCAAACAGTACATCCAGATTCTGAACCGCAACATCGTGTACCAGCTGGTCATAACCCCGTTGCAGGAAGGTGGAGTATATGGCGACCACCGGCTTCATGCCTTCACAGGCCATGCCTGCTGCCAGTGTGACAGCGTGCTGTTCAGCAATGGCGACATCAAAGTAACGATCCGGGTAGTGTTCGGCAAAGCGAAGCAGGTCCGAGCCTTCGCACATGGCAGGCGTAATGCCAATCAGTTTGTCATCCTGTCCCGCCATATCAAACAGCCATTGTCCGAATACATTGGCGTACTTTGGCTTTTTCGGGACAACAGGTTTCGGAGAGTGGGCTTCCTGTTTCCGGGGTTCCAGCTTGGTAATGGCGTGGTAGCCAATAGGGTCCTGCTCTGCCGGAGTAAAGCCTTTGCCCTTGCGTGTGACCACGTGCAGGAATTGCGGGCCTTCCAGGTCTCGCAGGTTTTCCAGTGTGTGCAGCAGCATGGGCAGGTCGTGACCATCGATCGGGCCAAAATAGTTAAAGCCCATTTCCTCGAACAGAGTGCCGGGAATGATCATTCCCTTGACGTGTTCTTCGGTACGGCGTGCTAACTCCCAGGCACGGGGGATGGCGTTCAGTACCTTTTTGCTGCCTTCACGAATATGGTGATAGGTCTTGCTGGACAGAACCCTGGTCAGGTAATTGGATAAACCACCCACACTGCGTGAGATAGACATATCGTTGTCGTTCAGTATCACCAGCACATTGGCTTTCTCGTCGGCGGCATGGTTCATGGCTTCATAGACCATGCCCGCTGTCATCGAACCGTCACCAATAACCGCTACAGTACGACGTTGATCCCCCTTGAGTTTGGCGGCAATCGCCATGCCCAGGGCGGCACTGATAGAGGTACTGGAATGTCCGACACCAAAGGTATCGAACGGGCTCTCACTGCGCTTGGGAAAGGCGGCCAGACCGTCTTTCTGGCGCAGAGTGTCCATGCGCTCTTTGCGACCAGTGAGGATTTTGTGGGGATACGTCTGATGACCTACATCCCAGACCAGACGGTCTTCCGGCGTGTTGAACAGGTAGTGCAGAGCCACGGTCAGCTCCACAACACCGAGGCCTGCACCAAAGTGCCCTCCGGTCTGGCCAACGGAGTAGAGCAGGAACTCACGTAGTTCCCGGCTCAGCGCAGGCAGATCGGACACATTGAGAGCACGAAGTTGCTCGGGCGTATTAATGTTGTCCAGTAAAGGCGTTTCAGGCCTGGTCTTGGGTATTTCGTGAAACATGTTGTCGCTTGCGATTCGGGCTTCTTCGGGCTTCTTCGGCCTGGGGGCGGCTGCCAGTGGAACATCAGACAGTTGTCCTGATTTCGCTCTGGCCCGGATACCCCATCTGTATTTCCACCATACGCCTGTCGGTATGGTTAGGGGAAGAGCTGGTATGAATAAACTTCCCGCTCAGGATATTGA
Above is a genomic segment from Endozoicomonas euniceicola containing:
- the galE gene encoding UDP-glucose 4-epimerase GalE is translated as MSILVTGGAGYIGSHTCLELLKAGYDIVVVDNLCNANEESLKRVSHLAGREIVFRNVDVRDIAGLRKVFADFSIEAVIHFAGLKAVGESTKIPLQYYDNNVNGTRCLLEVMDEFDVRHLVFSSSATVYGDPETVPVREDFPTGTPTNPYGRTKLVIEEMLKDLSASDERWNFSLLRYFNPVGAHDSGIIGEDPNGIPNNLMPFIAQVAVGKREKLCVFGGDYPTEDGTGIRDYIHVVDLAEGHMAALKTHWHDTGVHTYNLGTGNGSSVLEMLSAFEVACGHSIPYEIVARRPGDIAKCYADPSYANEKLGWKASRTIAEMTADTWKWQTANPEGYSA
- a CDS encoding RNA-guided endonuclease InsQ/TnpB family protein, producing the protein MSLSVSLPRSATATTDSVPLKGAKIVASKRIRIYPENEPAYRDALALYRRSYNLAVERFRNDKYKDENGKFTNMRPSIKAQVEKEQKDNGRAYNSIISDNGTLAAATTFKSVCSKNKKLKGASGGFSEISFKSRKGSRHSFSIDRLPKGLNPCVNALGRIHLTEEVPAEAIGKSCVITCDKGRWFIQVQQHIELNADIQGAVRCVGIDPGVRTFATCFSDKEALIAGNDFAKKKLFPLMKRVDNLIGQKQKILNTQKGIKFPDMPQWAQDRIVNFDKEINRLKCKKDDIILDLHNRLAFELVSNYDVIFLPSFETRGMVTRKDKKVRTIRRNTCRQMLDLNHYGFKVRLKWYARKYGKHVVDCNEAYTSKTRSWDGSIDDRLGSSKVIKGNGFTVDRDINGARNVLLKNLTRQLEP
- a CDS encoding recombinase family protein; its protein translation is MQTSGGHYRIFINQQRKICYARVSSGKQKSSIATQRRRLLERHPDAEFISDIASAFNFKRKGLQTILESAMCDHPTHIVVTTKDRLARSGFELIKWLVELSGGQIEVLDDSNGSGEAFDIHELIGFITSFCNSHYGQRSAKRRKDRSIKKDQNLPGE
- a CDS encoding transposase, with translation MILNWFRAKKAFSSGIVEDLNTRIKLTTRKSYGFRTYRYL
- a CDS encoding transposase, which encodes MRSKIDPMKKVAKLSNDISRLTLNWFRAKKTFSSGIVEGLNTKIKLTTRKSYGFRTYECAEIALYHVLGKLPESETAQRLY
- the dxs gene encoding 1-deoxy-D-xylulose-5-phosphate synthase encodes the protein MFHEIPKTRPETPLLDNINTPEQLRALNVSDLPALSRELREFLLYSVGQTGGHFGAGLGVVELTVALHYLFNTPEDRLVWDVGHQTYPHKILTGRKERMDTLRQKDGLAAFPKRSESPFDTFGVGHSSTSISAALGMAIAAKLKGDQRRTVAVIGDGSMTAGMVYEAMNHAADEKANVLVILNDNDMSISRSVGGLSNYLTRVLSSKTYHHIREGSKKVLNAIPRAWELARRTEEHVKGMIIPGTLFEEMGFNYFGPIDGHDLPMLLHTLENLRDLEGPQFLHVVTRKGKGFTPAEQDPIGYHAITKLEPRKQEAHSPKPVVPKKPKYANVFGQWLFDMAGQDDKLIGITPAMCEGSDLLRFAEHYPDRYFDVAIAEQHAVTLAAGMACEGMKPVVAIYSTFLQRGYDQLVHDVAVQNLDVLFAIDRAGMVGEDGPTHGGCYDIAYLRCIPNMMIMAPGDEDETRRMLTTGHQYNGPASVRYPRGTGPGAVISEALEPMEIGKGEIRRQGKRVAILAFGTVLTNALKAAEQLGATVANMRFIKPMDTGLIDELVKNHELLVTIEEGCISGGAGSGVNEYLNEQAMNVPVLNLGIPDRYIEAASHGQQLEECGLDPQGIVNSINDRLSRDVRQTVALAQVARS